The genomic DNA AAATGGGACGGCGCGAGACTGAAATGATCGAAACGATCGTACACAATGATCTGCCCGATCAGTTTCATGCGACATTCGAAGCTAACGGTGTTTATAATTTACAAGAGAACTATTTCACCGAAGGAGGGTCCGACAAGATGGTTTGGCGATCTGTTTCTGAGTTTCGCTTCAGCAGTTTCACTATGAAGGTCATGGGCTGGCTGATGCCCAAGGCATTCAAGAAACAGAGCTACAAATTCATGGTCGATTTCAAGAAT from Flavobacteriales bacterium includes the following:
- a CDS encoding SRPBCC family protein → MKYQTSIEIDRSREEVVAKFEDPENFKHWQRGFISMEHISGDKGMPGAKSKMKYKMGRRETEMIETIVHNDLPDQFHATFEANGVYNLQENYFTEGGSDKMVWRSVSEFRFSSFTMKVMGWLMPKAFKKQSYKFMVDFKNFVEKGESVAK